From Desulfobulbaceae bacterium, a single genomic window includes:
- a CDS encoding hybrid sensor histidine kinase/response regulator — protein KKREGRPNMCLADFVDRQNDWIGGFAVGIHGIDPHILRRIFDPFFTTKDVGEGTGLGLSISYSTIKSHGGDIVVTSEEGSGSTFEIVLPVAADR, from the coding sequence AAGAAGCGCGAAGGCCGGCCGAACATGTGCCTGGCCGATTTCGTCGATCGCCAGAACGACTGGATTGGCGGCTTTGCGGTCGGCATCCACGGCATCGATCCGCACATCCTACGTCGGATCTTTGATCCTTTTTTTACCACCAAAGACGTTGGTGAAGGGACTGGGCTTGGTCTCAGCATCTCTTATTCGACTATCAAGAGCCATGGAGGTGATATTGTCGTTACCTCAGAGGAAGGGAGCGGAAGTACCTTTGAAATTGTATTGCCGGTTGCGGCCGACAGATAG